ATGGCCCTAGCAGCCAGCAGCACTGAACCAGAGTCCTGGGAAGCTTGATAGCTAGTCTTTTGGGGTCCCAGTTGTGGgtcccaggtgccccattctagGCCTAGAGGGTATAGGAGGCAAAGCCCGAATACCTGTACAGGGATGTGAAAAGGGAAGGATTTTGAGGGCGGGAGGACACACAGATGGACTGATGAAAGGCTCTGAGATAGGAACTGGGCTATAGGAAATCTCAGAGCAGGGGAAATTCTAGCAGCTCCCGAGGAGAGAGGACCAGGCTGACCGGACATCACATGGTCAAGAAGCATCGATAAGGAAGTTAATGCAGAGTCTGGGGGAATAAGCCGGGAAGAGCAGAGTGAGCCAAGGAAAGGGAGAATACTGGGAGCTGGTCCCTCCTGCCCGCCAGCTGGCAGTAAGGCAGTACCTGGGTAGGGACGGGGTGGGTATTTCCCTTTGAGTTTTCCTCAAACCAGATTTTCCCCAGAGCCCATACTGTggctgccctccccgccccccgtcggggaggaaatggaggaggCAGCTGTCAAGACCAGGTTGGGAGCTGGAGGTCAGCAGATCCACAGGGGCCCCTGGTAGCCAGGAAGTCTTGggctgctcagcaggagtctgttGGCCTAGAAGGTCGGCTGGTTGGAGCTTAGaactgagagaggtgaggagggagatGTTCCCTTTCCTGTAGCCTCTCCACCCTGCCCACCTCAAGACCTTTGTCACCAATATCCCCCTGGAGCCCCTAACTATCTTCCAATCTTGAGTGGGGCTCTGAGCAGATATAAGCCAGGGCCCTCTTGTCCTCCGTATTCCTCTGTGGATGTGGGAGCTCATCGCCACACACTCTGCCAGCAGTGGAGATGATGGATGTGGATGCTCTGTCCTTCCCTCACTCACCCATGCCTCCAGAGGCAAACTGGGTGTTCAAAAGCCAGGGCTCTTGGTCAGAGTTGGCTCTGCTGCTGTGCTGGTTATGGATTCATACATAATGAAGAACCACAAAATTTAGCATCGTAAAACAGGAGCATTTCCTTATATCACATGATTTTATGGTCCTTAATTCAGGCAGGCTTGGATGCActattcttctgttccatgtGGCATGGATGGAGGTCACTCAGTGGTATTTAGCCGCCAGACATGTTGGTCTGGAGAGTCCAAGATGGATTCATTTAAATATCTAGGACCTTGGAAGGGAGGCTGAAAGGCTAGACTCCGCTGAGAATGTTGACTAGTTTATCTACACATGGACTCCCTAGCATGGTGGTCTTAGGGCAGTAGGACTTCGTGTATGGTGTTCAGGGCTCCCAGAGTGTTCCCAGAAACCCAGGCAGAAATTATAAGGCATCTTCTGACCTAGTTTCAGAAATCCCAGAATGCCACTTCTGCTCCAAATCCTAGGGGCAAGCAAGTCACTAAGGCCAACCCAGAATGAAGAAGGTTCAGGAAGTGTATTATGATTCTACCACTGCTAGCTAAGCGACCTTGAGAAAGCTTACTTaaactctttgagcctcagttttcacaaCCATAAGATGGGAAGAATGCAATAGTATTAACCTCTTATGGcctatgagaattaaataattatatatgtgtcGTCAACAACTGCTGTATAAAAGCCTATTCATGATCACCAGTATCTgcagtttcttctccttcttgggCACTCTgatggactacatttcccaggctcccctgcagtTGGGTGTGACCATGTGACTGAGTTCAGCCCGTGGAACTAGAGGGGACAGGACACATCTGGCCTCTACATCCTTCGTGCTTGTTTCCCCTACCCTTCATGCCCCCACCAACCTGTGTTGCGAGGGAGAAGTAAAGCTTTGCTTGTCAGAGCCATTAGCCTACCCTGACTAGGGCACTGGAACATAATAAACTCTCAATTAAAGTGAGGGACTCTTTGACCTAACCTCTCTACACTtgtgtcctcatctataagatgagGGTGATGTTAGGAACCTAACCCATTGGGTTGTGAGGATGGGAGGATGGGATAAAATAATATGTAGCTTGACTTAATGGCTTAGCTCCTCCTTGATTACAGTTATTTCATCTAACACTATAAACCAGGTCatcattacatttttcttaaaacaaaatatccaTAATAAagctttttgaaagttttaaaatgataacATGTGAATTTGCAGTATTTTAGGCCTGAAGCCAGTAAAAATGGTACCatttaaattcagaatatttcCTAAAATCCATTTGATATGGGTTTCAAAACCTCAATATATAGAATAGGATGTTTCTAATTTTAGAAgataatcaatttattttttactttcaaaattgggaaatattttaagaaggggcccctgggtggctcagtcacctgagcatccaactcctggtttcgcctcaggtcatgatctcagggtcctaagatcgagccctgtgtcaggctctgcactcagcagggggtctacttgagatcctctctctccccccgcccctctgccctcttctcacacacactctctcactccaataaataaataataaatcttttttttttaaagaaaaagaatacaaaagaaaagatgtaGCAACCACCTATATTCCTACAATTCAATATGGTCAAATCttaatattttgctatatttgatttgtgtttttttccctaaagaaataaaactggaaaaaaaaaaaaagatgcatctGAAGCACTTTGCATAGTGCTTGGCATATGCAAAACAGTCCATAATTGTCAGcaagtttttttaactttttattttgaaataattttacatttacagagTTACAACACTAATAGAGACATTTCTTGTATACCTACCACCCAGCTACCTCTAATGTTAGCCTCTTACATAATCGTGGCGTATTTATCAAAGAGATCAAAATTGGTATCACACTGTTAACTAAGCCACAAActttttcagatttcaccagttctTCTACTTATATCCTTCTTCTGTTCCAGAATCTAATCCAAACTACGATGTTGCATTTAGGTCAGCTAATTTTTAATCATTCGTTCAACACTCTGAGAGCACAGCCAACTTTTAGTCCAAGATGGGGTTCTGTGCCTCGTCTGATGCCAGGGGCCCATGGACTATGTACTGTGACAATAATCACAGTTCTCATTTTGGGGAGCTCTCCACATGTTGCACAAAGCACTTCCTATATTCCCCACGTAATCCTTCCAACAATCGTGTATGTTGGCTATCATGACTCTCacgttacagatgaggaaactgagttatgGACAGATTCACTGAGGTCACACACCTCAGGTAAAGGGCAGAGGTAATCTGGCTCCAAAGTCATGCTCTTAACCATACCCCCACTTCTTTCACGAGGCTGCTCTAGAGAAGAAAGGGAGCAGACGCATCATGGCAGACATCCCAGGGCAAGCATGGCGGGCAGGAAGTCTTCCCGATGGAGATGCCAATCCCCAGCTCAACCTCTGTTTCCTCAGATGCTCTGGGGAATGTTTGGCCTTCCTACACGTGCCTTCTTaggcttccctccctcttttccctgcAGCCTCCGATTCTGAGCCCAAACCTCAAAGCCCCAAGAAGGTGACCTGCTGAAACTCAAGCCCCAGGGTGTGGCTCTGTCCTAGATTCTGGGTACTCCAGCCCAGCCAGCCGGGACAGGCTGCCCACACTCCTAGACCAGGATGTTTAGAGACTGACTTTTCGAACCACTATTTTGGGTCCCGCTGACAGTGCATGAGCAAGAAATAGCAACAAGGGCTGAGTTGTCAGGCACAGGGAAGGATCCACAGGAAttgggggtgggcaggtgggtCTCTTGAGCAGGGACTAGCtttgtctgttctggagaatAGGCGCCACCAACCTGAGGACGAATTGAGAACCATTTTCCATCCCCAGATTGGAGAGGAGCCCTGACGGGTTGGGCACCACAGCGGCAGCCCTTCTGCAGTCCTCCGGCGAGGATGTACGTTTACCCTTTGGAAAAGGCTCAGGGAGCACCTCAGGTAGTCAACAACCAGCTGGGATTAGGACCAAGTGCAgtagggaggagagcagagagctgGCTGGGCACTACTTGCCTTTGGAGGCCAGAGCCCAGAGACTCTGTATCCCTGAGGCAACACGCCATCCGCATTTTATCTTCAGTGATAAAACGGGGTGTTCATCACTATGTATCAGACGAGACAGCGTATGTTTGTGCGGTTTTTGAGTTGCAGGAGGACTGGGGACTAAAACACAGCCTGTGCTCAGCTCACTCAGATGGGCACCCTGACACGGAGCTGCGTCCGCTTGGGAGAAAGGGACAGTTTTCCTCAACCAAGCCCAAGAGTGATGAAGCCTGAAAGGCTGATTTGCTCCAAGAGGGCAGCTTTTTTGATTCATGCAAGGGAAAAGCACCTGCCCTCTGGAAATAGACCAGATGGCGGAGAAGGGCAAGGACCCCTCTGcacaggaggcagagctggccccAGAGAGCACTGGTGAGGAGTGAGTAGGGAGTGTCCAAGGTGGCCAGAGAAGAACAAGATGCACTGGGAAGAGGGTGTCGGGGTGCTCGGGGAAGAGGAGATGCCCTCTGGAGGCAGGCCCACTCCTGGGGCCAGCAGGAGTCCACTCCCCGTGGCGACCTCTGTAGAGAAGACCTTATGACCGCTGTGGGGACAACCTGTCTTTGTGGTCCACTCGACCACAGAGCTCCCCCTGGGGGCAGGATCATAGCCAGAGTGTGGGAGCCACGGGGACCTTGAGACCATGGGAAACTGATCAGAGCTAGCCACTTGAAAGAGAATGACGAGGCACCAGTAAATTACGATTCAGAGTGACATCACAAAAGGTGGATGGACATTTTGGGAGCCCAAGGAAGAGCGCTTCTCTCAGGTTTGGAGGGTCCAGGAGGGCTTCCCAGAAGTAAGAGCTAAACCGAGACTCCTAGAGTCCCCGGTGAGAATGGGTGAGGGTGATGCATTCAGGTGGTACGATCTGAAGCTTGTGCGAAGTACCAGAGATAAGAGAATGTGGCGCATTCTGGAAACTGCAAGGGCATTTAGCACTTCTTAATTACACAGTGTGTATGGGAACAGAATTACAAGAGATAAGGCTAGAGATATGAGAAGATTCTCAGATAATGAAGCATCTTTATACTTTGTCAAGGTGTTTGTACTTAGGGGGTTGTAAGTAGAGTAGTGACGTGATCAGATTTCCATTTTAGTTAGATGTCTACATGGAGACTTGGCTGGGcaaggctggaggcagagagaccaATAGTGGGGTGCTACTCATGATCCAGGGGCCAGGGAAGAGGTGAGGGTGCCTCACACTTGGGTACTCACAACAAAGATGAAGCTGAGCATGCAGATTCGAGCGGGTCTGAGGAGACAGAATTACAGGCTAGTTTTCTGAGAGGCAGGAGTCCAAGGTAACGCCCATCACTGACTTGAGCAACAATGGCTgtcggaggggcgcctggggggcgcagtccttaagcgtctgccttcggctcagggcgtgatcccggcgttatgggatcgagccccacatcaggctcctctgctgggagcctgcttcttcctctcccactccccctgcttgtgttccctctctcgctggctctctctgtcaaataaataaataaaatctttaaaaaaaaaatggctgtcGGAACTCTTCACTCAAAGGAAGAAGTAGGAAGAATTCAGCCTGTGGGGCGGGGCTGATACAAAGTGCAGCTGAGTTTGAAATTCAAGTGCAATGTTCAAATAGAGGTGGGCAGTGGGATACAGAGGTTTGAAGCTCGGCGGGGGCACCTGGGCTGCCTCGAGGGGTCCAGGAATCATCAGCCCGGAGATGGGAACTGAGGCTGTGGGGGCTAGGGGACCACCCCCCCACAAGCAGGGTGGGAACTCTGCAGGAGAGAAGAGGCAGCTGCCAGAACCCTGAGGAGCCTGGGGGctttttacattgttttattagGGCACAAATACGAAGAAACTCAGAACAAAATCTTTTGCTCCATCATATAACCATCCTTTGCCTGGGATTTCTGGGCTGTCTCCTCCCCAGACCCTATCGTCTCGGTTCATGCTTGTGTTTTCCAGATGCCTCTCGTTTGAGTCAGTCCTTTTGAAAGTACAGCATTGATGAAAAGATTCAAGAGCTGCTACTTACACAGCCAGTTTTTGACGATCGCGTTTTGCTAGGGTGGGCAAGGAGAGGATGCTGACGCACTGAACATCAGGCTTGATTCCGACAGCCTGGCTCTTGGGTGAAGGTATGAGGGAGGCCAAGATGAGGAAAGGGCCAGCAAATTCTCAGCACCTGTACCCTCGCTCCTCCCTTTTGCACCTGAGACAGATACCGCTGATTAATCCTCACCTGCCCTCTGTCTTCATGGAAACAGACAGACTCCTTCTGTAGGCTGCCATCATGCTGACTCAGAGCTGGTAAGACTTCTGGACCCTCATGACCATCCTGGGAGTAAGACCCTACCCCACAAACCACCAGAAGAGCTCCTGTCTTTATTATGATGAACCTTTTATTATAGAGACAGACTGAACTCTCTTTTGTATAAAGAATCTCTGGATTGGGTCAGGGAAATCCACCTGCCAAAGGTCACCACTCaattctccctgcttctgcctcagCTAAGCCCCCACTTGCTATTTATACCTCAAGGTCATTGGAAACAACAGCTGTCCCCAGGGCCAGGCTGGTTGGGTTGGGCCATGCCGGCCAGAGGGTCAGGGCTCCTGGCTGCTCACCAAGTCAGAGCCGCCCCGTCTCCCGCCCCAGTCGGTTGTCCAGAACCTGGAGCTGCCGGAGGAAGCCCGAGTTGGGGCAGATATCACGGTGGGCCTGCACTGTCTGGATGGCCTCCACCAGGGTCATGTTCTCGCAGATCATGAGGAATGCCAGGACAACTGTAGCAGAGCGGCTCACCCCCATAGCACAGTGTACCAGCACACGGCCTGTGGGAAGACCCAACCTAGCGTCAGCTACCTGCCCTCGCACTGACCACCCCACTGGGAATTGGAGATCCTTCTGGCCATCCTTCAGCCCCCCTGTCACAGCACCCTGGAATACTGAAAATGTTCTCATAGtcagatgaggcaactgaggcccagagagggaaagggactgTCTCGAGGTCACCAGCAAGTTAGTGGCCGAGCCAAGGTTACCAGCTGGGATTCCCTTCTCCAGGTCCAAGGTGCTTCCTCTGGCATCCTCTGTAACtctggtggggtgggagggggtagaGTATTTCCGGAGTCCCCTGGATTTGTGGCAGATGACAGGGGGTGTCCACCTACCTCCCCTTCCCCCcgttctgccccttcctctgtccctgctgcCCTATGCCAAGGCCTCATCTTAGAAGGGCCTGCTCAGCCTTTGCTAGGCCCTGTACCCTCTGCCCAATACACTTACTGAGGGATATGGTTACAGTGACGACCACACTGGACCTTAGCTATGTCTGTGATCTTTGGTCCCCTGAAGGGGACACTCACTAAATGGTAGCAGCTCATTGCTCCATGGGGTGGGAAGGTTGTTGAGGAGGTTTATAACTCTGGACACCCAACCCACCAGTGCTGTTGGAAAAAGTGCCCCAgatcccaccacacacacacccccaacccccaccccagtgccttCGCCAGCAGTTCACCTTGGGGAACACTCAGGGCAGTTCGGATGTATCGAGCAACAGGTAGAAAGTAGACACTGAGGTCGAAGAAGGGGTTGTCATCAGCCTCAATGCCATAGTACTCCAAGGGCATTCCACGGTAAAACTTGGCACCCGTGTCCACCTGAAACTTGCCCGCAGCAACATTTATGACATGGGTGATGCCCAGCTGGGTCAGCTTGCTCTTGTCCCGGGCTGTGTACCTGAAGGGGAGGCATGGGGGAGTTGAGAGATGGAGCAGGTCTCATTGGGTCCCCTCTGGCTGGGCTGGAACTtatccccttccctcctctgccatCCCCCTCCAAGTGTGAGACTGGAAAGAGTGCACAGGCCTGAGTGAAGGGGCTCCTCTAGTTGGAGTTCAAGACTCCCTTTCACTCTGGCCAAGGGCAGTTTGCCCACATgcatcaaaagccttaaaaatatacaaaatatatacatactttgCCTTAGCAAGTCCCCTCcaaggaatttaaagaaaaaaatccaaaacatgcCTACAGATGTGTATAAAGTGGATCTAATGACATTGGAAATGAAATTGGAAAATCACTAAATATCCTGTAACAAGAGACTGAGTATGGTATAGCTAAATGAAATACTATGCAACCACTAAAATGTTGTAGTTGCACGTAAAGGAGGAAAGGCGTCTGTGCTACATTGAGAACCTGTGAAAAATGCAGGATACAATAGGgcacattgtttaaaaatattttcaaaagatgttATGTGGTTCCATTTAAAAAGCTTTCTATGTAAAGTAGATTACAAAATGGGACTAGAAAGAGgtatcatttttgtaaaaaaaaaatgtgaaaaggcatttatgtacatatatgtgcatgtagtttttaaaactcaacaaggaTTTTATTACTGGTTATCTGGTGGGGACAGCATATTTGCCATATTCTTAACAAGACACTGAaccatattttctaaatattaaggGAAATTTCTAAAATCCACATATATTGATTCATATGTTTCAAATTTTAGGAAAACTTTTGGGAAAATGACTCGCCGTTCTACTTTCTTTATAACTGTACACCCTGGAGAAACTCGTGTGTGTGTTCCCAGGATCCATGTACTAGACTGTTCCTAGGATCACTgttcataaaagccaaaaagtcAGAACAACTCAGAGTCCACATACAATTGAATGGATAGACCATGGTAAAGTCCTACAACTGAATAGTACACAGTGATGAAAAACGCGTGAGCCGCAGCTGCATAGAATGTGGGTGAATCTGACAATATTGAGCACATCATGTCAGGCGCAAAACGCACACAATAAGATTCCACTTATGTAACTTTAAAAGACAAGCAAAACTAACTTCGTTGTTAAGGACGTAgatgttaaatatataaagaaaagcaaggagacAATTATTTCAAGACTTAGTCGTTATCTACCGGGAAAGGGGTTATGTTCAGAAGGGTCCAGTGACTTCTGGGGCATAAGGAATGTCCTGTTTCTTGACGTGGATGGTGAAACTGTCCATATGTGCTGTATGTGCTTTTCTTACGTGTGTTCTATTTCCACAGTTAAAATTAATAACGTAGAAGGATAGGGACGTGTGGAAAGAGGTGGTGCCAACTCTGCCCCTGCAGGACCCTGGGAAAGGCTCCCCTTCTgctgcctccacctccccctgTGGGTTGTACTTACGCATCTCCTAGGAAGAGGTTGGGCCAGACCTCATTGACGTGGCTCAGCATGGCGGCCCGACGGACCCACAGCAAGCGCTGGAGGTGGGCCAGCGTGGGCGGCTGGTAGTGGGACCCCCGGGCTGCCCCGTGGATCTTGGGCCTCCGGAGATCCTGCTTCGGCAGC
The DNA window shown above is from Ailuropoda melanoleuca isolate Jingjing chromosome 6, ASM200744v2, whole genome shotgun sequence and carries:
- the DUSP13 gene encoding dual specificity protein phosphatase 13 isoform X4 encodes the protein MDSLPKQDLRRPKIHGAARGSHYQPPTLAHLQRLLWVRRAAMLSHVNEVWPNLFLGDAYTARDKSKLTQLGITHVINVAAGKFQVDTGAKFYRGMPLEYYGIEADDNPFFDLSVYFLPVARYIRTALSVPQGRVLVHCAMGVSRSATVVLAFLMICENMTLVEAIQTVQAHRDICPNSGFLRQLQVLDNRLGRETGRL
- the DUSP13 gene encoding dual specificity protein phosphatase 13 isoform X1, translating into MGLPQPRLPSSALPAGPAAAGHRPELRGQSWSFLPATELCHFVSLALALLVLWEALAQVDTKKMVRTRCAVHPRACYPICFLLLPALPVGHCLQSPQKQHQVCGDRELEADSTKCPSEKTTAWARYPHRMDSLPKQDLRRPKIHGAARGSHYQPPTLAHLQRLLWVRRAAMLSHVNEVWPNLFLGDAYTARDKSKLTQLGITHVINVAAGKFQVDTGAKFYRGMPLEYYGIEADDNPFFDLSVYFLPVARYIRTALSVPQGRVLVHCAMGVSRSATVVLAFLMICENMTLVEAIQTVQAHRDICPNSGFLRQLQVLDNRLGRETGRL
- the DUSP13 gene encoding dual specificity protein phosphatase 13 isoform X3, which produces MVRTRCAVHPRACYPICFLLLPALPVGHCLQSPQKQHQVCGDRELEADSTKCPSEKTTAWARYPHRMDSLPKQDLRRPKIHGAARGSHYQPPTLAHLQRLLWVRRAAMLSHVNEVWPNLFLGDAYTARDKSKLTQLGITHVINVAAGKFQVDTGAKFYRGMPLEYYGIEADDNPFFDLSVYFLPVARYIRTALSVPQGRVLVHCAMGVSRSATVVLAFLMICENMTLVEAIQTVQAHRDICPNSGFLRQLQVLDNRLGRETGRL
- the DUSP13 gene encoding dual specificity protein phosphatase 13 isoform X2, coding for MRGKAGSSLPPCPPAAHWVSLAKPVASWVPISLPGPITAYPREKMFFPVCTFPGYWLRGPGTISQDRHSFPAPRQPQVLVPLTSQLCRGLDTPRQPTPDTSHLTWVRPDLQHWPESWGMDSLPKQDLRRPKIHGAARGSHYQPPTLAHLQRLLWVRRAAMLSHVNEVWPNLFLGDAYTARDKSKLTQLGITHVINVAAGKFQVDTGAKFYRGMPLEYYGIEADDNPFFDLSVYFLPVARYIRTALSVPQGRVLVHCAMGVSRSATVVLAFLMICENMTLVEAIQTVQAHRDICPNSGFLRQLQVLDNRLGRETGRL